The following proteins come from a genomic window of Triticum aestivum cultivar Chinese Spring chromosome 6A, IWGSC CS RefSeq v2.1, whole genome shotgun sequence:
- the LOC123127886 gene encoding phospholipase A1-Ibeta2, chloroplastic-like: MSIAAAVTGAATAAVHAPVHHAPHHASPQRTAPRREQSPLNPSSQALRAAGSGASPAADGVRAHIANLDRVLGKPPRTPSQAGPPSSKQEQESEQEPLNIRHGLLNALNLSFFVPMPGMRARMAADEHMSPRSLMHMQQLLSADSPRASPRSTIGPRWRALHGEGGWAGLLDPLDSDLRRELLRYGDFVQAAYQAFHSLPTAAARHRGLMLPDRSYRPTRSLFATSALSMPPWAKRPNTPEWLTQQSNWIGYVAVCESEREVARMGRRDIAIVLRGTATCLEWAENLRASLVPLDGEPGEGKQAGPEDPKVARGFRSLYKTAGEKVKSLSEDVMDEVRRLMEKYKGEELSITIVGHSLGGALALLVADEIATTVPDAPPVAVVSFGGPKVGNAAFVDKLKQSGKVNVLRIVNAGDMVTKVPGVAPRLPLSKEQYQHVGAELRIDSKNSPCLRPDVGPASRHDLEAYLHLIDGFTATGHPFRYDARRSVIRLLQLQKGNVKKEYVNRARELGVDPAAPADVGRSMAYGNCPVASPS, from the coding sequence ATGTCAATTGCCGCGGCCGTCACCGGAGCCGCCACCGCGGCGGTGCACGCGCCCGTGCACCACGCGCCGCACCACGCCTCCCCGCAGCGCACGGCGCCGCGCCGCGAGCAGTCGCCGCTCAACCCGAGCTCGCAGGCGCTGCGCGCCGCCGGGTCCGGGGCCTCGCCCGCCGCGGACGGCGTGAGGGCGCACATCGCCAACCTTGACCGCGTGCTCGGGAAGCCGCCGAGGACGCCGAGCCAGGCGGGGCCGCCCAGCAGCAAGCAGGAGCAGGAGAGCGAGCAGGAGCCGCTCAACATCCGGCACGGCCTGCTCAACGCGCTCAACCTCTCCTTCTTCGTGCCCATGCCCGGCATGCGGGCGCGCATGGCCGCGGACGAGCACATGTCGCCGCGCAGCCTCATGCACATGCAGCAGCTCCTCTCGGCCGACTCCCCGCGCGCCTCCCCGCGGAGCACCATCGGGCCCCGGTGGCGCGCCCTCCACGGGGAGGGTGGGTGGGCAGGTCTCCTCGACCCGCTCGACTCCGACCTCCGCCGCGAGCTCCTCCGCTACGGCGACTTCGTGCAGGCGGCCTACCAGGCCTTCCACTCGCTGCCCACCGCGGCGGCGAGGCACCGGGGCCTCATGCTCCCGGACCGCTCCTACCGCCCCACGCGCAGCCTCTTCGCCACCTCCGCGCTGTCCATGCCGCCGTGGGCCAAGCGCCCCAACACCCCCGAGTGGCTCACGCAGCAGTCCAACTGGATCGGCTACGTCGCCGTGTGCGAGTCCGAGCGGGAGGTCGCCCGCATGGGCCGCCGCGACATCGCCATCGTGCTGCGCGGGACGGCCACCTGCCTCGAGTGGGCCGAGAACCTGCGCGCCTCACTCGTGCCCCTCGACGGCGAGCCCGGCGAGGGCAAGCAAGCCGGACCGGAGGACCCCAAGGTGGCCCGCGGGTTCCGGAGCCTCTACAAGACGGCCGGGGAAAAGGTGAAGAGCCTCTCGGAGGACGTGATGGACGAGGTGAGACGCCTCATGGAGAAGTACAAGGGCGAGGAGCTGAGCATCACGATCGTCGGGCACAGCctcggcggcgcgctggcgctcctggTGGCCGACGAGATCGCCACGACCGTCCCCGACGCGCCGCCGGTCGCCGTGGTCTCCTTCGGCGGCCCGAAGGTGGGCAACGCCGCGTTCGTGGACAAGCTGAAGCAGAGCGGCAAGGTCAACGTCCTCCGCATCGTCAACGCCGGCGACATGGTGACCAAGGTGCCCGGCGTGGCGCCGCGGCTGCCGCTGAGCAAGGAGCAGTACCAGCACGTGGGCGCGGAGCTGCGCATCGACAGCAAGAACTCGCCGTGCCTGCGCCCCGACGTGGGCCCGGCGAGCCGGCACGACCTGGAGGCGTACCTGCACCTCATCGACGGGTTCACCGCGACGGGGCACCCGTTCCGGTACGACGCGCGGCGCAGCGTGATACGCCTGCTGCAGCTGCAGAAGGGGAACGTGAAGAAGGAGTACGTGAACCGCGCCCGGGAGCTCGGCGTCGACCCCGCCGCGCCGGCGGACGTCGGCCGGAGCATGGCGTACGGCAACTGCCCCGTCGCGAGCCCGTCATGA